DNA from Synechococcus elongatus PCC 6301:
GCAGCCAGAGATCGCCCCAAAACTTTAGCGATGTGCCGAGTAACTACTGGGCCCGCAACGCCATCGACTCCGCCTACAGCCGGGGCTTCATGAGTGGGTACACCAGCAACCGCTTTCAGCCCGAGCAAAGCATTCCTCGAGTTCAAGCTTTGGTATCGCTGGGGTCTGGCCTTAACCTGAACCCGCGATCGGACATCAACGGTACCCTCAGCATCTTTGCTGACAACAGCTCGATTCCAGACTATGCCCGCGATCGCGTGGCTGCTGCCACAGAGCGCAACCTCGTGGTCAACTATCCTGACCCGCAGTTCCTCAACCCCAATCGTTCTGCTACCCGTGCGGAAGTCGCAGCTTTCCTCTACCAGTCCCTGGCTAGCAATGGTCAAGTTGCTCAGGTGGACTCGCCCTACATCGTCAGCCAGAACTCGATCCCGGTCATTCCGAGCGCCGGTATAGCCCTTCCTCCTGGCAGCCTGATTCCGGTTCGCTACGACGCCGCTGAGCGCGTCTTGCTGGCTCCAGGCGAAAGCATTCCGCTGACCCTGACGGTTTCGCAGGACCTGACGCGATCGGGCCGGGTGGTCATCCCTCGCGGTAGCCAAATCAACGGCGAACTTCGTCCCGCCAACCTCGGCAACCAAGCTGGAACACAATTTGTCGCCCGCAACTTGGTTCTGCCCAATGGTCAGACCCGACCGCTCAACGCTCGCTCCGAGATCATCACCGACGTGGAGACTGTGCAGCGGGGCGCCAATCTCGGCAACATTTTGACCGGGACAGCTGTTGGGGCAGCAGCAGCAGCGGTGATCAGTGGCTTGACGGGCGATCGCCGCATTGATGTACTGGAAGTCTTGGGCGGCGCTGGTGTAGGTGGCTTGCTGAGCGGCCTGCTGATCAAAAACAA
Protein-coding regions in this window:
- a CDS encoding S-layer homology domain-containing protein; its protein translation is MSQTLKAGLASLLFIGSSSSALTLTFSPAALAQSTRFSDVSSSYWAQPFVEALANRGIITGFPDGSFRPNEPVSRAQFAAMLDKAFTTGSQRSPQNFSDVPSNYWARNAIDSAYSRGFMSGYTSNRFQPEQSIPRVQALVSLGSGLNLNPRSDINGTLSIFADNSSIPDYARDRVAAATERNLVVNYPDPQFLNPNRSATRAEVAAFLYQSLASNGQVAQVDSPYIVSQNSIPVIPSAGIALPPGSLIPVRYDAAERVLLAPGESIPLTLTVSQDLTRSGRVVIPRGSQINGELRPANLGNQAGTQFVARNLVLPNGQTRPLNARSEIITDVETVQRGANLGNILTGTAVGAAAAAVISGLTGDRRIDVLEVLGGAGVGGLLSGLLIKNNVDLLVVEPNRDLALTLDSEFAAR